The window TCTTTTGCGCGGATATAGGTGGCTCTCATAATTTCAGGACATTTAACCGCCTTCTCATATGGGTCACAGCGTGTGATATCTACACAGTTGGCTGAGCCGTACTTTTCACAAAGCTCATGCTGAAACCAGTCCACCATCTCCTTCGTCATCTCTGTGTTTCTCTCGTCAAAGAGGGCGAGCATGCAGACTGCGCCTGTGAGCGCACCACAGGCAAGGCCACTGTGCATCCCATTGCAGAGAGCACGCGCAGCCTTAACGAATTGTTCATTATTTTCACCGCGCAGTCTCAAACCAAGCTCTATTATTATGCTGGAACAGCAGAGACCTTCCACCTTCAACTGGTACATCAGTTTCAGCTCGTCTTCCATCATTGACACCTCGCACGGGGAAATTTAATTCTATAGCTATAGCGAAATTATAATCTAAACAACTGAATTTATACCTATGATTAGACCTGCTGCCGTAAAACGAATAGCCCCGGCGGGGACAGCGGCGTACATCAGCACGCCGGAGCCACAGCCGGGGCCGTTTATGGCTTAGAAGAATTTTTCCGAGGTGCTGCCGCCCAGCGAACGGAAGAAATCCGGCTCACCCTCGTACTTGACGGGGTTCGCCTTGATATCCTCAAGCTCTTCGTATAGATCTGAACCGAGGAAGTATTTTGCCGGAACTTCCGGCTTCCTGCCCGCTGCGATAGCATCAAGCCCGGCTTTCACCTTTGCCGGCGTCGCGGGAATCTCATGTATACGCACACCGCAGGCATTATAGATAGCGTTGAGAACCGCCACGTGACCGGAGGACTGGAAAGCCTCCGAGGCTCCGGAGGAACCAAAGGGGCCGACTTCGTCCGGCCGCTCGTAATGGATCACGTTGATCACATCGGGGATATCCTTAATATAAGGAACGCCGCAGGAGGCAATATTCGTATGTCTCTTCACGTCCTCGTAAATTTCGCTCAGCGCGAAACCGATACTGTGTGAGATGCCACCGAAAGCCTGGCCGTTGACCGCCGCGAGGTTGCCGACTTTACCAACGTCGTCGACGCAGGTGAAGCGCACTACCGTAGTCTTGCCGGTAGCGGTATCGACCTCCACCTCCGCGAGGTTTAGACAATAGGTGTAAGAGGGGCTCGGGTCGCCGATACCGGTGTTAGGATCGAGACGGCATAGCCCGTCGACGCTCGTGCATGACCAACTGCCGGTGTACTTCGTGGGAATTCCTTCAGATTTCATCTCATCGTAAGTACGATAGGTACCGTCCGGCTTTTTCATCGCGTTGATGAGCTGCTCCGCCGCCGCCATTGTAGCTTTGCCGCTCATGTAGTGCGTACGGCTCGCGCCAGACATGCCGCTGTCAGGGCAGAGCTTCGTATCGTTTTGCACAAGCTTTATCATATCGGGTGTCACGCCTAGAGGTTTCAGCGCCTCAAGCGTGAGCATCAGCGAACCAATGTCTCCGCCCTGTCCCAACTCCTGATAGGTGTCGTATTTCGTGAATGTCTCGTCGGGATTGAGTTCAATAGCGGCGGAGGCCTTGTCCGTGCCGCCTTCGGTCACGTTAAATCCACCCCAGGCAAGGCCAACGCCGCGACGTTTTTCGGGAGTATCGTTGGCCTTCGCTTCAGCAACGGCCTTTTCATAGTAGGGCTTCATTATCTTCATCATCTCTTCCATCGGGTACTGGCGGAAGGGATAGCTGTTGATGTTCGTATCGCCGGGACGTCCAATGTTGCGCCAGCGAAATTCAAATGGATCAATGCCGGCCCTTTCAGCTAGCATATCCATCAGGGCTTCGCTGAGTGTGTATGCCTGTGGTGAGCCGTAGCTGCGATAGGCGGTACCAAAGTTATGGTTGGTGTTCGCCACGCGGCAAAGACCAGCGACATTCGGTATCGTATAAGGGAAGAAGGCAAAACGAGCCTGCTTTGTAAAGCAGTCGTCTCCGCCCCAAGAATAGGCTCCGTGATCAAGTCCGAAATCAAATTCGGCGGCGATGATCTTGCCGTTATCGTCACAGGCCAGGCGTCCGTTCGAATGACAGGGGCAGCGCTTGCCTGAGAAGTGCTGATGTTCCTCGTAGCTCATCGAAAGGGCTATAGGGGCCTGCATTACGACGGCCGCTGCACCTGCAAGGCAAAGGTCGCCGGCGTTCGTTGACCAACCGAAGCTGGCTCCCGTTGGATTCATCATTACGCGCAGTTTAGAGGTAGGCACGCCAAGGCAGTTTCCGATACGGCTGATGGATGAATATACTCCCTGCGATTTGCATTGGAAGGTCAGGTAGCCGTCTTCGTCAAAGTAAGCCTGTACAGAATCGCCCTCAATCGAAAGGTGAGGCTCACGTGACGAGTAGAAGCTGCCCTCTACACTGTAAGGAGCCTCTTCAATGACCTCCGCCACCTTTGAGGGTTCATCCAGTCCAACGCCCTTAAGAACGGGCTGTTTGCAGAAAATATTCGGGGTGTCCTCATGGATACGCATCGCGTCGGGCATGGCGGCCTCCAGGAAGTTGAGATATTCGGGAAGTTTTTCAATCTCCACTTTAACCTTCGCCGCCGCCGCGCGCGCATGCTCCTTGGTGTCAGCCACCGCCAGAGCTACTACGTCGCCGTAACGGTATATCTTATCCTCAGCGAGGACCTTGCGGCTTGGAATTCTGACCGTGCTGCGCTCGTGGAAGTTGGCCTCGGCCATTACATTGCTGCCGCCAGCGGCCTTGAGATCCGCGGCGGTGATTATCTTCGCGACGCCGGGCATCTTCTCCGCCTCTTCTTTATCTATCCTGAGTATCTTGGCATGGTGGGCTAGCCGCGGCTGCACCATCGCCACATGATACGTTTCACTCGGCATCTTGAGCTCCTGATCGTCACCATAATCCGCAAGACCGCAGACCTTCGCGAGCGATGTCGGACGCACTAAGGGCTTGCCGTAGTATTCCTTATCTTCTGGAAGCTTGACCTTTATATCTTCAATCGTTGCCTCGCCGCGAACGACCTTCGCCGCATCCATCACCGCATCGACAATCTGTTTATACCCTGTACAGCGGCAGACATTTTTATGCTTCTGGAACCATTCGCGTACATCTTCTCGCGTCGGGTTGTTGTTTTTCAACAGCAACGCGTAGGTCGAGACTATGAAGCCCGGTGTGCAGAAGCCGCATTGTACCGCACCGTTGTTCATAAAAGCGACCTGCACAGGATGCAGGTTGGTCGGGGTGCCGATACCCTCAACCGTCACAACTTCGCTGTATTCGTCAATGCGCGCCATCTTGCGCGCGCATGATCGCACAAGCTCTCCGTTCAGAAGTACCGTACACGAGCCACAGACGCCAATGCCACAACCAACCTTGACGCTTGTGAGCCCAAGACGCCTCAGTACATCGGCTAAAGAGTCCTTAACCGGATCGCAGGCAAACATACGGTTAGCTCCATTGATATTCAGCCACATCTTTTTAAATGCCATTCAGATCGCACCTATCCTCTCTTCTCTCCTCAATAATGTCCAACTGAAACTAAAACATCCGCCATCGGCCATAATCTTCATTTTAAAGAGGGGCGCCCGCCCTCAAAAAGCTGAAAGAACGGGCGCCCTGCATGGCCGCTGTCTATATAAAACTTTAAAAAACTATCTCCAGTACGCCTCATTAAAGAAGCAGAACTCCATGCCGAGCCCCTTCTCCACCGCGCGGTCGTAAAGCGTTTTACCCCATGCGATATCATGAAGCGGCATACCGCCCGTTACGAACATGATAATCTCATCATCGCTGGTACGCCCTTTGTCAAGACCGTTCACCACATCGCCAAGGTTACGGATATTCTTCTGATCATATTTTCCAGCCTGAATGGCAAGAAGCAGATGGAACGAAGGCGCAACGACTGACACGGCTTCCAGACCTTTGGGGTGCTCCGCGCCGTCGGCAAGGAAGGCCTGGTGCATCTTCCAGTTGTCCGCAAAAACGGTGTTCTCCGAATACGCCTCGGGATCAAAATCTGCGTCGCCGGTAAAGATGACCAACGTGCCCTTCTTAAGCCATTCCTTTTCGATACGCGGGAAGACGTTGCCACCCGTCGCAATCGAAACGATGTCAGCGGGGCGTACGGCTTCTTCGATCTTAGTCGTAACGCTTACCTTGATGCCGAGAGCTTTGCTCTCTTCCTCCGCCCATACCTTTCCCTTTTCGAGGTTGATGTCGTAAAGGATCGCCTCTTCAATCGTCGGAACCGCTGTCTTGATTGCAAGGAGCGCGCCCCTGTTGATGACGCCGCCGCCGATCACACCTACAATTTTTGCTCCTTTGCGGGCAAGGTGACGCGAGATGACACCTGGAACAGCGCCGGTACGCATCGCTGATATCTGGTTGCCGCTCATGATCGCGAAGGGAGCTCCTGTATCGGCGTCATTTAGAATCGTTGTCAGGATCGAGCGGGGATACCCGCGCGCGGGGTTTGCCGGGTTTGAGCCATACCATTTCTCGCCGCAGATCTTATACTTACCGCCAAGATAACCAATCATCGACATGAAGCGGCGGTCCGGACCGGTCACCGGCATTCCTGGAAAACGTTCCTCATCGGGGAAATAAATCATCTGTCCGTGTTCATTCTGCAGAGGGCCTCCCATAAGATAGTCACCCTTGCCGATGAGGCTGAAAACTCCCTCGATTACGTCGATGCAGTCGGCCATATTGGTGACGCCGACTTTAAGAAGATCGTCCTGCGAAAGAAGCAATGTCTTTACTGCCTGCCCTGCCATAATAATTACCTCCCGTTGTCTACACAAGTCTGCTTCGTCTTGTGTTTTCCAAGATATACAGCCACAAACATATGATATATTTCTTTTATTTATTTTTTAAAAGAAATAATTTCATCTATATGTGAATGTATGCTCATTATAGGCACATTATTTCATTTGTAAAATAAATGCTTTTGATAATATAGATTATTTTTTTTAATCAATAGCTTTCCTCTTACAACGAAATAAATACGCCTCCCGCCTGGATAGTTTGTTGCTCTTTGTGCTTTGCTTTGTGTTCTTTTCTATTGGTATCTTTAAATAATGCTTTGTTTACGCGATTGCCGTATCAAGCAGATATTCGCCTCTTGCGTAACGGTTCCAATGGAACTTCTCAATCGGCAGCTCTGTCTTTCCAAAGAGGATCTGCTCGGCGACCATCTCACCTGCAACCGGACCGAACATGAAACCGCGCGAACCGGAGACGTTCATCCAGAAGCCCTTCATTTCATCGGCTTCACCTATGACCGGCTGCATATCCGGCGTGATATCGTACATA is drawn from Cloacibacillus porcorum and contains these coding sequences:
- a CDS encoding molybdopterin-dependent oxidoreductase, whose amino-acid sequence is MAFKKMWLNINGANRMFACDPVKDSLADVLRRLGLTSVKVGCGIGVCGSCTVLLNGELVRSCARKMARIDEYSEVVTVEGIGTPTNLHPVQVAFMNNGAVQCGFCTPGFIVSTYALLLKNNNPTREDVREWFQKHKNVCRCTGYKQIVDAVMDAAKVVRGEATIEDIKVKLPEDKEYYGKPLVRPTSLAKVCGLADYGDDQELKMPSETYHVAMVQPRLAHHAKILRIDKEEAEKMPGVAKIITAADLKAAGGSNVMAEANFHERSTVRIPSRKVLAEDKIYRYGDVVALAVADTKEHARAAAAKVKVEIEKLPEYLNFLEAAMPDAMRIHEDTPNIFCKQPVLKGVGLDEPSKVAEVIEEAPYSVEGSFYSSREPHLSIEGDSVQAYFDEDGYLTFQCKSQGVYSSISRIGNCLGVPTSKLRVMMNPTGASFGWSTNAGDLCLAGAAAVVMQAPIALSMSYEEHQHFSGKRCPCHSNGRLACDDNGKIIAAEFDFGLDHGAYSWGGDDCFTKQARFAFFPYTIPNVAGLCRVANTNHNFGTAYRSYGSPQAYTLSEALMDMLAERAGIDPFEFRWRNIGRPGDTNINSYPFRQYPMEEMMKIMKPYYEKAVAEAKANDTPEKRRGVGLAWGGFNVTEGGTDKASAAIELNPDETFTKYDTYQELGQGGDIGSLMLTLEALKPLGVTPDMIKLVQNDTKLCPDSGMSGASRTHYMSGKATMAAAEQLINAMKKPDGTYRTYDEMKSEGIPTKYTGSWSCTSVDGLCRLDPNTGIGDPSPSYTYCLNLAEVEVDTATGKTTVVRFTCVDDVGKVGNLAAVNGQAFGGISHSIGFALSEIYEDVKRHTNIASCGVPYIKDIPDVINVIHYERPDEVGPFGSSGASEAFQSSGHVAVLNAIYNACGVRIHEIPATPAKVKAGLDAIAAGRKPEVPAKYFLGSDLYEELEDIKANPVKYEGEPDFFRSLGGSTSEKFF
- a CDS encoding C-GCAxxG-C-C family protein, with amino-acid sequence MMEDELKLMYQLKVEGLCCSSIIIELGLRLRGENNEQFVKAARALCNGMHSGLACGALTGAVCMLALFDERNTEMTKEMVDWFQHELCEKYGSANCVDITRCDPYEKAVKCPEIMRATYIRAKEMLTEFGYLEPME